In Haladaptatus cibarius D43, the sequence ATCGACTACGCTAAGGAACTCGCCGAAACCGACCCGGAAACCCCGGTCGAAGAGCAGGTAGTGTCCTTAGCCCGGCGGGTCAGCGACCTCGCCGACGAGCGCGACGACCTCCGGGGTTTCGTCGAGCGACAGGCCCCGGCAGTCGCGCCGAACCTCGCCGACCTCGCGGGGCCGGTGCTCGCCGCGCGACTCATCGCGCTGGCGGGTGGTCTCGAATCGCTGGCGAAGATGCCCGGCGGAACCGTGCAGGTGTTGGGTGCCGAAAACGCCCTGTTCGCGCATCTTCGCGGACATGCGTCTTCGCCGAAACACGGGATTCTCTACACGCACGAGGACGTTCGCAAAACACCACCCGAAGAACGCGGTTCTGCGGCCCGCACGCTGTCGGGAAAACTCGTCATCGGCGCGCGAATCGACCACTATTCGGGCG encodes:
- a CDS encoding NOP5/NOP56 family protein, which encodes MTESDADGWFAGVSPDDTDAGARAIREGSADAPADWPGEAIESDFAEDESDYYAKLRSASIRATREAVTERERADDQQLVHAVRAMNDCESEANELAERVAEWAGTLYPDAGTGIDYAKELAETDPETPVEEQVVSLARRVSDLADERDDLRGFVERQAPAVAPNLADLAGPVLAARLIALAGGLESLAKMPGGTVQVLGAENALFAHLRGHASSPKHGILYTHEDVRKTPPEERGSAARTLSGKLVIGARIDHYSGEHNPELKEELDRRMETIQSRGEDE